A DNA window from Lujinxingia litoralis contains the following coding sequences:
- the prfA gene encoding peptide chain release factor 1: MFEKLKEVEARYHQLNSQLADPQVASDPNTFRKLAKEHALLQEVVTTFQRYKSVEGEIAENRDLLSEDDDDAIRQMAKDELERLNPELDALALTLKRLLLPRDPLDDKNTYLEIRAGTGGEEAALFAADLFRMYARYAERMGWKIEIVSTNETDRGGFREVIALIEGDSVYSRLKFEAGTHRVQRVPDTESQGRIHTSAVTVAVLPEADDVEINISDNDLKIDVYRSSGPGGQSVNTTDSAVRITHLPTGLVVTCQDEKSQHKNRAKALRVLQARLLEREREEQRQEIEAERRGQVGSGDRSERIRTYNFPQSRITDHRIGFTTHRLDEVLGGNVDELIDPLIAHHQAEALQNLN, from the coding sequence ATGTTCGAAAAACTTAAGGAAGTCGAGGCGCGCTACCACCAGCTCAACAGCCAGCTTGCCGATCCCCAGGTCGCCTCCGACCCCAACACGTTTCGCAAGCTGGCCAAAGAGCACGCGCTGCTCCAGGAAGTCGTCACCACCTTCCAGCGCTACAAAAGCGTCGAAGGCGAAATCGCCGAAAACCGCGATCTCCTCTCCGAAGACGATGACGACGCCATCCGGCAGATGGCAAAAGACGAGCTGGAGCGGCTGAACCCCGAGCTCGACGCGCTGGCGCTGACGCTTAAGCGCCTGCTCCTGCCTCGCGATCCCCTCGACGATAAAAACACCTACCTGGAGATCCGCGCCGGCACCGGCGGGGAAGAGGCCGCGCTCTTTGCGGCCGACCTCTTTCGGATGTACGCCCGCTACGCCGAGCGCATGGGCTGGAAGATCGAGATCGTCTCCACCAACGAGACCGACCGCGGGGGATTTCGCGAGGTCATCGCGTTGATCGAGGGCGACAGTGTCTACAGTCGACTCAAATTTGAGGCCGGCACCCACCGCGTGCAACGCGTGCCCGATACCGAGAGCCAGGGCCGCATTCACACCTCCGCGGTCACCGTGGCCGTCCTCCCCGAGGCCGACGACGTAGAGATCAACATCAGCGACAACGATCTCAAGATCGACGTCTACCGCTCCTCCGGCCCGGGCGGCCAGTCCGTCAACACCACCGACTCGGCCGTGCGCATCACCCACCTGCCCACCGGCCTGGTGGTGACCTGTCAGGACGAAAAGAGCCAGCATAAAAACCGCGCCAAGGCCCTGCGGGTGCTCCAGGCTCGGCTGCTGGAACGGGAGCGCGAGGAGCAACGCCAGGAGATCGAAGCCGAGCGACGCGGTCAGGTGGGCTCCGGGGACCGCTCTGAGCGCATCCGCACCTACAATTTCCCGCAATCGCGCATCACCGATCACCGCATCGGGTTTACCACCCACCGGCTCGACGAAGTCCTGGGGGGCAACGTCGATGAGCTCATCGACCCGCTCATCGCGCATCACCAGGCCGAGGCCTTGCAAAACCTCAACTGA
- the rho gene encoding transcription termination factor Rho produces MNLKELKEKKIGQLTQMAKEAGIDGAGNLRKQELIFALLQAQAEQDGSISGEGVLEILPDGFGFLRAPDYNYLPGPDDIYVSPSQIRRFNLRTGDTVSGQIRPPKESERYFALLKVEQVNFQDPEHAREKILFDNLTPLYPEERLQMETAKDGFSTRIIDLLTPIGKGQRALIVAPPRTGKTVLMQDIANAIGDNHPDVVLIVLLIDERPEEVTDMQRSVRGEVVSSTFDEPAQRHVQVAEMVIEKAKRLVEHKRDVVILLDSITRLARAYNTVVPPSGKILSGGVDSNALHKPKRFFGAARNIEEGGSLTIIATALIDTGSRMDEVIFEEFKGTGNSELHLDRKLMEKRIFPCLDINRSGTRKEELLMEDSQLNRVWILRQLLHPLNVVDSMEFLIDKLGKTDSNADFLQSMSG; encoded by the coding sequence ATGAACCTCAAAGAACTCAAGGAGAAGAAGATCGGCCAGCTTACGCAGATGGCCAAAGAAGCCGGCATCGACGGCGCCGGTAACCTGCGTAAGCAAGAGCTCATCTTCGCGCTTCTTCAGGCTCAGGCCGAACAAGACGGCTCGATCTCCGGCGAAGGCGTCCTGGAAATCCTCCCCGATGGCTTCGGCTTTCTGCGCGCGCCGGACTACAACTACCTCCCGGGCCCCGACGATATCTACGTCTCGCCAAGCCAGATTCGCCGCTTTAACCTGCGCACCGGCGACACCGTCAGCGGCCAGATTCGCCCGCCCAAAGAGAGCGAGCGCTACTTCGCGCTGCTCAAGGTCGAGCAGGTCAACTTCCAGGATCCGGAGCACGCCCGCGAGAAGATCCTCTTCGACAACCTCACCCCGCTCTACCCGGAGGAGCGCCTGCAGATGGAGACGGCCAAAGACGGCTTCTCCACCCGCATCATCGACCTGCTCACCCCCATCGGCAAAGGTCAGCGCGCCCTGATCGTCGCCCCCCCGCGTACCGGTAAGACCGTCCTGATGCAGGACATCGCCAACGCCATCGGCGACAACCACCCCGACGTGGTTCTCATCGTGCTGCTCATCGACGAGCGTCCCGAAGAGGTCACCGACATGCAGCGCTCGGTGCGCGGCGAGGTTGTGTCGTCGACCTTCGACGAGCCGGCCCAGCGCCACGTGCAGGTCGCCGAGATGGTCATCGAGAAGGCCAAGCGCCTGGTCGAACACAAGCGCGACGTCGTCATCCTCCTCGACTCCATCACCCGTCTGGCCCGCGCCTACAACACGGTGGTGCCCCCCTCCGGCAAGATCCTCTCCGGTGGTGTCGACTCCAACGCCCTGCACAAGCCCAAGCGCTTCTTCGGCGCGGCCCGTAACATCGAAGAGGGCGGCAGCCTCACCATCATCGCCACCGCGCTTATCGACACCGGTAGCCGCATGGACGAGGTCATCTTCGAAGAGTTCAAGGGCACCGGTAACTCCGAGCTGCACCTGGACCGCAAGCTCATGGAAAAGCGCATCTTCCCCTGCCTGGACATCAACCGCTCGGGCACGCGCAAAGAAGAGCTGCTCATGGAAGACAGCCAGCTCAACCGCGTCTGGATTCTGCGCCAGCTCCTGCACCCGCTCAACGTGGTCGACTCGATGGAGTTCCTCATCGACAAGCTCGGCAAGACCGACTCCAACGCCGACTTCCTCCAGTCGATGAGTGGCTGA
- a CDS encoding Rne/Rng family ribonuclease, whose translation MSNILVVNSTRSETRVALIEDGLLSEIYMERRRDRGVAGNIYKGKVLRVLPGMQAAFVDVAQEKAGFLHVSDFYNFEKDINLLEEDGDQWPPPSRGKISRKINISDCIKEGQEVLVQVAKEPMGTKGARLTGHISLPGRYVVFMPTVSHVGISRRIESEKERKRLRKLVEENRPPGTGFIVRTVSEGISEDKLVRDMQLLVKLWTDILDKSNQVKAPYLLNEEPDLLLRAARDLFTTDVGKLIVDDEEAYKRVSGFTKHYMPSFADNIEMYTADEPIFDAYGIEVEIDRALAREVPLPSGGSLVFDKTEALTAVDVNTGKFVGSGSDLEETILRTNLEAAEEVVYQLRLRNIGGIIIIDFIDMEDARNRERVYRTLEAALKKDRVTTNSLAISEFGLVEMTRKRVRESLVQYMCDPCERCKGLGHVKSPETVSAEIVREIRREARTFSHKDIYVEANADVVSYMLSAERKTVQDLEKTFGKTIHLRGQRDKHPENFEIADAK comes from the coding sequence ATGTCCAACATTCTGGTGGTCAACTCGACCCGTTCGGAGACGCGCGTGGCGCTGATCGAGGACGGGCTGTTGAGCGAAATCTACATGGAACGCCGCCGCGACCGGGGCGTGGCCGGCAACATCTACAAAGGTAAGGTGTTGCGCGTGCTGCCCGGGATGCAGGCGGCGTTTGTGGACGTGGCCCAGGAGAAGGCCGGGTTCTTACATGTGAGCGATTTCTACAACTTTGAGAAAGACATCAACCTGCTGGAAGAGGACGGCGACCAGTGGCCGCCGCCTTCCCGGGGCAAGATCAGCCGCAAGATCAACATCTCCGACTGCATCAAGGAGGGGCAGGAGGTCCTGGTGCAGGTGGCCAAGGAGCCGATGGGCACCAAGGGCGCGCGCCTGACCGGGCATATCTCGTTGCCGGGGCGCTACGTGGTGTTCATGCCCACGGTCTCGCATGTGGGCATCAGCCGCCGCATCGAGTCGGAGAAGGAGCGCAAGCGCCTGCGCAAGCTCGTCGAAGAGAACCGACCGCCGGGCACCGGGTTTATCGTGCGTACCGTCAGCGAGGGCATCAGCGAGGATAAGCTGGTGCGGGATATGCAGCTGCTGGTCAAGCTGTGGACCGACATCCTGGACAAGTCCAATCAGGTTAAGGCGCCCTACCTGCTCAACGAGGAGCCCGACCTCTTGCTGCGCGCCGCGCGCGACCTCTTTACCACCGATGTGGGCAAGCTCATCGTCGACGATGAAGAGGCCTACAAGCGGGTGAGCGGGTTTACGAAGCACTACATGCCTTCGTTTGCCGATAATATTGAGATGTACACCGCCGATGAGCCCATCTTCGATGCCTACGGCATTGAGGTCGAGATCGACCGGGCGCTCGCGCGGGAAGTGCCGCTTCCCAGCGGGGGAAGCCTGGTCTTTGATAAGACCGAGGCGCTGACCGCCGTGGATGTGAACACCGGCAAATTTGTGGGTTCCGGCAGCGATCTCGAAGAGACGATTTTGCGCACCAACCTGGAGGCGGCCGAAGAGGTCGTCTACCAGCTGCGTCTGCGCAACATCGGTGGGATCATCATCATCGATTTCATCGATATGGAAGATGCCCGCAACCGGGAGCGGGTCTATCGCACGCTGGAGGCCGCGCTTAAAAAAGACCGCGTGACCACCAACTCGCTGGCCATCTCGGAGTTCGGGCTGGTGGAGATGACCCGCAAACGCGTGCGTGAGTCGCTGGTCCAGTACATGTGCGACCCCTGCGAGCGCTGCAAGGGGCTGGGGCATGTGAAGTCGCCGGAGACGGTCAGCGCTGAGATCGTGCGCGAGATTCGGCGAGAGGCCCGCACCTTTAGCCATAAAGACATCTATGTGGAGGCCAACGCCGACGTGGTCTCCTACATGCTCAGCGCCGAGCGCAAGACGGTGCAGGATCTGGAAAAGACGTTTGGCAAGACGATTCACCTGCGCGGTCAGCGCGATAAACATCCGGAGAACTTCGAGATCGCCGACGCGAAGTAA
- the glpK gene encoding glycerol kinase GlpK, producing the protein MARYICAIDQGTTGTTVIILDDRLKVVGQVNEEFEQIFPKPSWVEHDPEAIWNSTRSTIRRAVAQAGIKPEEIAAVGITNQRETTVVWDARTGEAIHNAIVWQDRRTRGRIQQLADDGHEPMVRERTGLILDPYFSGTKIEWILDHVPGARRRAEQGELRFGTIDSFLLWRLTGGKVHASDVSNASRTLLMNLHTGEWDPELLELFRVPESMLPTIVGNAEVLGEVQGIEGLADGTPICGMAGDQQAALFGQVCYSPGEAKCTYGTGAFLLMNTGDTPVMSRHRLLSTAAWKIDQKMTYALEGSAFIAGALVQWLRDGLGFFKTAAEIEELAGQVESSEGVVLIPSLAGLGAPYWNPGARGVLWGLTRGTTRAHIARAALEAIALQNVDLLKAMEQDLGEELKVLRVDGGASANDLLMQMQADFLNREIVRPQMTDTTALGAALLAGLGVGLFSGFDEIRETWREAKRFSPAMSQQRRNQHLELWEEGLKRV; encoded by the coding sequence ATGGCGCGCTATATCTGTGCGATCGATCAGGGCACCACGGGCACGACGGTCATTATTCTCGATGATCGGCTCAAAGTGGTGGGGCAGGTGAATGAAGAGTTTGAGCAGATCTTTCCGAAGCCCTCGTGGGTGGAGCACGACCCGGAGGCGATCTGGAACTCGACCCGGAGCACGATCCGACGGGCAGTGGCCCAGGCCGGCATCAAGCCCGAGGAGATCGCGGCGGTGGGCATCACCAACCAGCGCGAAACCACCGTGGTCTGGGATGCGCGCACCGGGGAGGCCATTCATAACGCCATTGTCTGGCAGGATCGGCGCACCCGCGGGCGCATCCAGCAGCTGGCCGACGATGGTCATGAGCCGATGGTTCGCGAGCGCACCGGGCTGATTCTCGACCCCTACTTCTCGGGCACCAAGATCGAGTGGATCCTCGACCACGTGCCGGGCGCGCGTCGGCGTGCCGAGCAAGGGGAGCTGCGCTTTGGCACGATCGACAGCTTCCTGCTCTGGCGCCTCACCGGGGGTAAGGTGCACGCCAGCGACGTGTCCAACGCCTCGCGTACCCTGCTGATGAACCTGCACACCGGGGAGTGGGATCCGGAGCTTCTGGAGCTCTTTCGGGTACCCGAGTCGATGTTGCCGACCATCGTGGGCAACGCCGAGGTCCTGGGCGAAGTGCAGGGAATCGAAGGGCTGGCCGATGGGACCCCGATCTGCGGGATGGCCGGCGACCAGCAAGCGGCGCTCTTCGGTCAGGTCTGCTACTCGCCGGGCGAGGCCAAGTGTACCTATGGGACCGGGGCGTTTTTGTTGATGAACACCGGGGATACGCCGGTGATGAGTCGGCATCGGCTGCTCTCGACGGCGGCCTGGAAGATCGACCAGAAGATGACCTACGCGCTGGAGGGAAGCGCCTTTATCGCCGGGGCCCTGGTGCAGTGGCTGCGCGATGGGCTGGGCTTCTTTAAGACTGCCGCCGAGATCGAGGAGCTTGCCGGGCAGGTCGAGTCCAGCGAGGGCGTGGTGCTGATCCCGAGCCTGGCCGGGCTGGGCGCGCCCTACTGGAACCCCGGGGCTCGCGGTGTGTTGTGGGGGCTGACCCGTGGGACCACGCGCGCGCATATCGCCCGGGCGGCGTTGGAGGCCATCGCGCTTCAAAACGTGGACTTGCTCAAGGCCATGGAGCAAGACCTGGGCGAAGAGCTCAAAGTGCTGCGGGTCGATGGTGGCGCCAGCGCCAACGATTTGTTGATGCAGATGCAGGCCGACTTCTTGAACCGCGAAATCGTGCGCCCACAGATGACCGACACCACGGCGCTGGGCGCCGCGCTTCTGGCCGGGCTGGGCGTGGGGCTCTTCAGTGGTTTCGACGAGATCCGGGAGACCTGGCGCGAGGCGAAACGCTTTAGCCCGGCGATGAGTCAGCAGCGCCGCAATCAACATCTGGAGTTGTGGGAAGAAGGCTTGAAGCGGGTGTAG
- a CDS encoding protein kinase domain-containing protein, whose protein sequence is MFGRESSPGGPHDTTLRHQLVRNLVLLTLLTAGAVAAVFLVGSYRAVEELSEQAIAQAVTRADAELARFFEPVATQLDVVADWGSSGDLSLEEGNLEAMNARLVPVLRRLPQVTSLLYADNQGREYLLLEQGEGWVNRQVDRARWGEQVRWTRWDARAQVVERWEEALDYDTRKRPWYVGAMSAPPRQIQWTEPYTFYTTEEPGITASLRFASPEGPARVVALDVRLTDISAFTTGVRPTEHGFVAVLAGDETVMGLPARGRYEAPEAIRADVLKSIDALGLWPLGEALRAWRDAGSRAELVEVDTAGERYWAGFRPVRLGPRELTIATVVPRSDFTAVIERQRNITLALTLLALGLAVLVGVRTSRSYRRRFEAMVDAARRLGQYTLEQKIGEGGVGTVYRAHHAMLQRPTAVKLLRPELYDRESVRRFEREVQLTCRLTHPNTITIYDYGRTTEGVFYYAMEYLEGVTLAELSTYAGPLDEGRVIFLLRQICGALQEAHEVGLIHRDIKPGNVVVGMRGGLGDFVKVLDFGLVKDIHAPKEVQLTGRDILQGSPGFMAPEVILGQGADDVRVDVFALGAVAYVLLTGRNPYEEDSPVKLMLKQVQDDPPPLSQVGRAIDADLEALVMRALSRKVGERPQTMAEFRQALERCGAAQAWDEHRARRWWEEHGERLMPAGAPAPEPERQGLALEVTLEMATPRRIAAPGPGRAREPEEV, encoded by the coding sequence ATGTTCGGAAGGGAGAGCAGTCCGGGAGGTCCACACGACACCACGTTGCGCCACCAGCTGGTGCGCAACCTGGTGCTCCTTACTCTGCTCACTGCCGGCGCGGTCGCGGCGGTGTTTCTGGTCGGGTCCTACCGGGCCGTCGAGGAGCTCTCGGAGCAGGCCATCGCGCAGGCGGTCACCCGAGCCGATGCCGAACTCGCCCGTTTCTTTGAGCCGGTGGCCACCCAGCTCGACGTGGTCGCCGACTGGGGCAGCTCCGGGGACCTGAGCCTGGAAGAGGGCAACCTGGAGGCGATGAACGCGCGCCTGGTGCCGGTGCTGCGTCGCCTGCCCCAGGTCACCTCACTGCTCTACGCCGACAATCAGGGGCGCGAGTACCTGCTGCTGGAGCAGGGCGAGGGCTGGGTAAACCGCCAGGTGGACCGCGCCCGCTGGGGCGAGCAGGTGCGCTGGACGCGCTGGGATGCCCGCGCTCAGGTAGTGGAGCGCTGGGAGGAGGCGCTGGACTACGACACCCGAAAGCGGCCCTGGTACGTCGGCGCGATGTCTGCGCCCCCGCGCCAGATTCAGTGGACCGAGCCCTACACCTTTTACACCACCGAAGAGCCGGGCATCACCGCCTCGCTGCGCTTTGCGTCGCCCGAAGGCCCGGCCCGGGTGGTGGCCCTGGATGTGAGGCTTACCGACATCTCGGCGTTCACCACCGGGGTGCGTCCGACTGAGCACGGCTTTGTGGCGGTGCTCGCCGGCGATGAGACCGTGATGGGACTGCCGGCCCGGGGGCGCTACGAAGCCCCGGAGGCCATTCGGGCCGACGTGCTCAAGTCGATCGATGCGCTGGGGTTGTGGCCGCTTGGCGAGGCGCTGCGAGCCTGGCGAGACGCCGGGAGCCGGGCGGAGCTGGTGGAGGTCGACACCGCTGGCGAGCGCTACTGGGCGGGGTTTCGGCCGGTCCGGCTGGGGCCGCGCGAGCTGACGATTGCCACGGTGGTGCCCCGCAGTGACTTCACCGCTGTGATCGAGCGTCAGCGCAACATCACCCTGGCGCTGACCCTACTGGCGCTGGGGCTGGCGGTGCTGGTGGGCGTGCGCACCTCCCGTTCGTACCGACGCCGCTTTGAGGCGATGGTCGACGCGGCCCGCCGGCTGGGGCAGTACACCCTGGAGCAGAAGATCGGGGAGGGCGGGGTGGGCACCGTGTACCGGGCGCATCACGCGATGTTGCAGCGCCCCACGGCGGTGAAGTTGCTGCGCCCCGAGCTCTACGACCGGGAGTCGGTGCGTCGTTTTGAGCGCGAGGTCCAGTTGACCTGCCGGCTGACCCACCCCAACACCATCACGATCTACGACTACGGGCGCACCACCGAGGGCGTGTTTTATTACGCGATGGAGTACCTGGAAGGTGTGACGTTGGCCGAGCTGAGCACGTACGCCGGTCCGCTGGATGAGGGGCGAGTGATCTTTTTGCTGCGGCAGATCTGCGGCGCCCTGCAGGAAGCGCACGAGGTGGGGTTGATTCACCGCGACATCAAGCCGGGCAACGTGGTGGTGGGGATGCGGGGCGGGCTCGGCGATTTTGTGAAGGTGCTCGACTTCGGGCTGGTCAAAGACATTCACGCCCCGAAGGAGGTGCAGCTTACCGGACGCGACATTCTGCAGGGCTCGCCGGGCTTTATGGCGCCGGAAGTGATTCTGGGGCAGGGGGCTGATGACGTGCGGGTGGATGTCTTCGCGCTGGGCGCGGTGGCCTACGTGCTCCTGACCGGGCGCAACCCCTACGAGGAGGACTCGCCGGTGAAACTGATGCTCAAGCAGGTCCAGGACGACCCGCCGCCGCTCTCGCAGGTGGGACGTGCCATCGACGCCGATCTCGAAGCTCTGGTGATGCGCGCGTTGAGTCGCAAGGTCGGTGAGCGGCCGCAGACCATGGCTGAGTTTCGCCAGGCGCTGGAGCGATGCGGGGCGGCCCAGGCCTGGGACGAGCATCGGGCGCGCCGGTGGTGGGAGGAGCATGGCGAGCGCCTGATGCCGGCGGGGGCGCCGGCCCCGGAGCCCGAGCGTCAGGGGCTGGCGCTGGAGGTCACCCTGGAGATGGCCACCCCGCGCCGCATCGCGGCGCCCGGCCCGGGGCGAGCCCGGGAGCCCGAGGAGGTCTGA
- a CDS encoding universal stress protein: MNILLATDLSLEAEGAARWALALRDRIHQADHQATLRALYVSEPSWHAMKGEAQVTDMPGLNYQTTHEVRDWLKGVDDDTADVDIVVREGNPSREITEYCKQNPVDWLITGTSGAGAFGRALLGSTSLKLAHRAPTRTVLVKPDHQSLPDHPRMAVAVDFFPGSQSALFSAAQLAHLNEGTLELVHVLQDHPTPTLNTGLVNYLAPRDMEELSARTRDSLNALCAQVQALYAGLKVEAHVFSGRAAPTLIHFCEHNAIDLVVLAKRSRSALQDRALGSVAGAVARKHPTTVMLVPIDEESED; encoded by the coding sequence ATGAACATTCTTCTGGCCACCGACCTCTCCCTCGAAGCCGAAGGCGCCGCGCGCTGGGCGCTCGCACTTCGAGACCGCATTCATCAGGCCGACCATCAGGCCACGCTCCGCGCGCTCTACGTCTCGGAGCCCTCCTGGCACGCCATGAAAGGGGAGGCCCAGGTCACCGACATGCCCGGCCTCAACTACCAGACCACCCACGAGGTGCGAGACTGGCTCAAAGGGGTCGACGACGACACCGCGGACGTCGACATCGTCGTCCGCGAGGGCAACCCCTCACGCGAGATCACCGAGTACTGCAAGCAGAACCCGGTCGACTGGTTGATCACCGGCACCAGCGGCGCCGGCGCCTTCGGCCGCGCGTTGCTCGGCTCCACCTCGCTCAAACTCGCCCACCGCGCCCCGACCCGCACCGTGCTGGTCAAACCCGATCACCAGAGCCTCCCGGATCACCCGCGCATGGCGGTGGCCGTCGACTTCTTCCCGGGCTCCCAGTCCGCGCTCTTCAGCGCCGCGCAGCTGGCCCACCTCAACGAGGGAACGCTGGAGCTGGTCCACGTCCTGCAAGACCACCCCACGCCCACCCTCAACACCGGCCTGGTCAATTACCTGGCGCCTCGCGACATGGAGGAGTTGAGCGCCCGCACCCGGGACAGCCTCAACGCGCTCTGCGCCCAGGTCCAGGCGCTCTACGCCGGGCTCAAGGTCGAGGCCCACGTCTTCTCGGGGCGCGCGGCCCCCACCCTGATTCACTTCTGCGAACACAACGCCATCGACCTTGTGGTGCTGGCCAAACGCTCGCGCTCCGCGCTCCAGGACCGCGCCCTGGGCTCGGTCGCCGGCGCCGTGGCCCGCAAGCATCCCACCACCGTGATGCTGGTGCCCATCGACGAGGAGAGCGAGGACTGA